A window of Chthoniobacterales bacterium contains these coding sequences:
- the purD gene encoding phosphoribosylamine--glycine ligase has translation MKILVLGSGGREHAMAWALEQSAARYGDTVLVAPGNGGTRARRQVDVCDPAQVTALCAAEKIDLVLVGPESALEAGVSDALRGAGLKVFGPSRAAARLETSKGFCREFAKKLGLPSPRSANFSGPGAAEEAKTWAAAQDFEVVVKADGLASGKGVVVPENAAERDSAIERLAKSGPIVLEEKLSGPEVSLLVFTDGRSVVAMPPAQDHKRIGEGDSGPNTGGMGVYAPTRICPPAMVKQILETIVRPTIDGLAREGTPYVGVLYAGLMMTKDGPKLLEYNCRFGDPEAQTLLSLLDTDLREIALACVGGKLAETPVRWRDQTACTVVLAARGYPEKPVVGDTIAGLDRAAEVGDVRIFHAGTADKNGAIVTSGGRVLNVTATGKNLEEARERSYRAARMIEFEGRQMRRDIGWRELARATGGYAASGVDIDEGNRAVELLKKKVEATHSSGVLGGIGSFGGALDASALKKFDHPVLVATTDGVGTKVMLASAAGRYDSIGHDIVNHCINDLLVQGARPLFFLDYIASSAISAPRIAEIVGGMADACAASGCILLGGETAEMPGVYCLGEFDVAGTMVGAVEKSDLLPRPGIAPGDVLLGLASSGPHTNGYSLARKIFRGLPLDATPAGLERTIGEALLAPHRSYLNVLRAALDKKLIKGLAHITGGGIFDNLPRVLPKGTGADIESKSWPVPPLFALIREASGLSDTELFRTFNMGIGMVMVCDPADESAVRAAIGEPVFAIGRVTAGNGGVRLI, from the coding sequence GTGAAGATCCTGGTCCTCGGTTCCGGCGGAAGGGAACACGCGATGGCCTGGGCGCTGGAACAAAGCGCCGCCCGTTACGGCGACACCGTGCTCGTTGCGCCCGGCAACGGCGGAACACGCGCACGCCGCCAAGTCGATGTCTGCGACCCGGCACAAGTGACGGCTTTGTGCGCCGCCGAGAAAATCGACCTCGTCCTCGTCGGACCCGAAAGCGCGCTGGAAGCGGGTGTCTCCGACGCGCTGCGCGGTGCCGGACTGAAAGTTTTCGGGCCTTCGCGCGCCGCAGCACGCCTCGAGACAAGCAAAGGTTTTTGCCGCGAGTTCGCCAAAAAGCTCGGACTCCCCTCGCCGCGCAGCGCGAATTTTTCCGGCCCCGGTGCGGCAGAGGAAGCAAAAACATGGGCGGCCGCGCAGGACTTCGAGGTTGTGGTGAAAGCCGACGGTCTGGCCTCGGGCAAAGGCGTGGTCGTCCCGGAAAATGCCGCCGAGCGCGACAGTGCCATCGAGCGGCTGGCCAAATCCGGGCCAATCGTGCTGGAAGAAAAGCTTTCCGGCCCCGAGGTTTCGCTCCTCGTTTTCACCGACGGGCGCTCGGTAGTGGCGATGCCTCCGGCGCAGGATCACAAACGCATCGGGGAGGGAGACAGCGGTCCCAATACCGGAGGCATGGGAGTGTATGCACCGACGAGGATCTGCCCGCCCGCGATGGTGAAGCAAATCCTCGAGACGATTGTCCGTCCGACAATCGACGGCCTGGCCCGCGAAGGCACGCCGTATGTCGGCGTTCTCTATGCCGGTCTGATGATGACGAAAGACGGCCCGAAACTTCTGGAATACAACTGCCGGTTCGGCGACCCCGAGGCGCAGACTCTTTTGTCTTTGCTGGATACCGACCTGCGCGAAATCGCGCTGGCATGCGTCGGGGGCAAACTGGCCGAGACCCCGGTCCGTTGGCGAGACCAGACCGCGTGCACCGTGGTGCTGGCTGCGCGGGGCTATCCGGAAAAACCGGTCGTCGGTGACACGATTGCCGGACTCGACCGTGCCGCAGAGGTCGGGGACGTGCGGATTTTCCACGCCGGGACTGCCGACAAAAACGGCGCCATCGTCACCTCGGGTGGACGCGTGCTCAACGTCACGGCGACCGGAAAAAATCTCGAGGAAGCGAGGGAGCGGTCTTACCGGGCAGCGCGGATGATAGAATTCGAGGGACGCCAAATGCGCCGCGATATCGGATGGCGCGAATTGGCCCGGGCGACCGGCGGCTACGCGGCCAGCGGGGTCGATATCGACGAAGGCAACCGCGCGGTGGAACTGCTCAAGAAAAAGGTGGAGGCCACGCATTCGTCCGGAGTCCTCGGCGGCATCGGTTCTTTCGGCGGGGCCCTCGATGCATCGGCGTTGAAAAAATTCGATCATCCCGTTCTGGTCGCCACGACCGACGGAGTGGGGACCAAGGTGATGCTCGCGTCGGCCGCCGGACGCTACGATTCGATCGGGCACGACATCGTCAACCACTGCATCAACGATCTCCTCGTGCAGGGTGCGAGACCGTTGTTCTTCCTCGATTACATCGCGTCGTCCGCCATTTCCGCGCCGCGCATTGCGGAGATCGTCGGCGGCATGGCCGATGCCTGTGCCGCATCGGGGTGCATTTTGCTCGGGGGAGAAACGGCCGAGATGCCCGGGGTTTATTGCCTGGGCGAATTCGACGTGGCCGGAACCATGGTGGGGGCGGTCGAGAAATCCGATCTTCTTCCCCGTCCCGGCATCGCGCCCGGAGACGTCCTGCTCGGGCTGGCCTCCTCGGGTCCGCACACCAACGGATATTCGCTCGCGCGGAAAATCTTCCGCGGCCTTCCCCTTGACGCCACGCCGGCGGGATTGGAAAGGACCATCGGCGAGGCGCTGCTCGCCCCTCACCGCTCGTATCTCAACGTGCTGCGCGCGGCACTGGACAAAAAGCTGATCAAGGGACTCGCGCATATCACGGGCGGAGGCATCTTCGACAATCTTCCCCGCGTCCTCCCCAAAGGAACCGGCGCCGACATCGAAAGCAAAAGTTGGCCGGTTCCGCCGCTCTTCGCCCTCATCCGCGAGGCGAGCGGCTTGTCCGACACGGAACTTTTCCGCACGTTCAACATGGGCATCGGCATGGTCATGGTTTGCGACCCGGCCGACGAATCAGCCGTGCGCGCGGCCATCGGGGAACCCGTGTTCGCCATCGGACGCGTGACCGCGGGGAACGGCGGCGTGAGATTGATTTGA
- the purF gene encoding amidophosphoribosyltransferase produces the protein MSLTRDCDHPREECGVVAVSSPSGEQAAQLAFFGLFALQHRGQEAAGIAVSDGQRARLHKDLGLLSNVFTPETLAPLRGYHAIGHTRYSTLGSSTARNAQPFLVETMHGPLAVAHNGSLVNAGELRSQLLSRGFALTAASDTEVMALMLASASGNTWEDRLERTMPSWKGAYSLVVLGVDSVVAARDPWGFRPLSVGRTPEGGWALASETCALNILGCDQIAEVKPGEIITIRGKKISRRRTAVAPGGGARCSFEFVYFSRPDSEWDGRSVHEVRQRLGEQLAVESPVEADVVVPVPDSSIPAAIGYSRKSGVPFNDGFIKNRYVGRTFIEPTQSLRERRVGMKFNVLKANIAGKRVIVIDDSLVRGTTSAQLVKLMREAGAKEVHMRITSPRVMHPCHMGVDMGTYEELIAARFDPEELRRHVGCDSLAFLSVEGMMAAIGKKSGYCTACFTGRYPVDVSRVTEKTSFEGVLA, from the coding sequence GTGTCCCTCACACGCGACTGCGACCATCCCCGCGAGGAATGCGGCGTGGTGGCGGTCTCCTCACCCAGCGGGGAACAGGCGGCCCAACTCGCTTTTTTCGGGCTTTTCGCCCTGCAGCACCGCGGGCAGGAGGCGGCAGGCATCGCGGTGTCCGACGGGCAGCGCGCACGCCTGCACAAGGACCTCGGTTTGCTTTCCAACGTGTTCACACCCGAAACCCTCGCGCCCCTTCGGGGCTACCATGCCATCGGGCACACACGCTATTCGACGCTCGGCTCGTCCACCGCTCGCAACGCCCAACCGTTTCTCGTCGAGACCATGCACGGCCCCCTGGCTGTCGCGCACAACGGTTCGCTGGTCAACGCGGGAGAACTGCGGTCGCAACTTCTGAGCAGGGGATTCGCCCTCACCGCGGCGAGTGACACGGAGGTCATGGCGCTCATGCTCGCCTCCGCCAGCGGCAACACATGGGAGGACCGCCTCGAGCGCACCATGCCCTCGTGGAAAGGCGCCTACTCGCTCGTCGTGCTGGGCGTCGATTCCGTCGTCGCTGCGCGCGACCCGTGGGGATTCCGCCCGCTTTCTGTCGGACGCACGCCCGAAGGCGGATGGGCCCTCGCATCCGAGACCTGCGCGCTCAACATCCTCGGCTGCGACCAGATCGCCGAAGTGAAACCGGGAGAAATCATCACCATCCGCGGCAAAAAGATCTCCAGGCGCCGGACGGCTGTCGCGCCGGGCGGCGGGGCGCGTTGCTCGTTTGAATTCGTCTATTTTTCCCGTCCCGACAGCGAATGGGACGGGCGCAGTGTGCACGAGGTTCGCCAGCGTCTGGGCGAGCAACTCGCCGTGGAGTCGCCCGTCGAGGCCGATGTGGTCGTCCCCGTCCCCGACTCTTCCATCCCCGCCGCCATAGGCTACTCGCGCAAATCGGGTGTTCCATTCAACGACGGATTCATCAAGAACCGCTACGTCGGCCGGACATTCATCGAGCCGACGCAATCGCTGCGGGAGCGCAGGGTCGGGATGAAATTCAATGTTTTGAAGGCCAACATCGCGGGCAAACGCGTGATCGTGATCGACGACTCCCTCGTGCGCGGCACGACCTCCGCGCAGCTGGTCAAACTGATGCGCGAGGCGGGGGCCAAAGAGGTCCATATGCGCATCACTTCGCCGCGCGTCATGCACCCGTGCCACATGGGTGTGGACATGGGAACCTACGAGGAACTCATCGCCGCGCGGTTCGATCCCGAGGAACTGCGGCGCCATGTCGGCTGCGACTCGCTCGCATTCCTTTCCGTCGAGGGGATGATGGCGGCCATCGGCAAAAAGTCGGGTTACTGCACAGCATGCTTCACCGGCCGCTACCCGGTGGATGTCTCGCGCGTGACCGAAAAAACATCCTTCGAAGGAGTGCTCGCGTGA
- a CDS encoding phosphoribosylaminoimidazolesuccinocarboxamide synthase, producing MTRETLTDIDLPLPGRRVGKVRISYDLPDGKRLFITTDRLSAFDRLVAAVPFKGQVLNQLAMWWFEHTRDIVPNHALSTPDPNALVAREARPLPVEVVVRGHITGVTSTSLWKRYAEGERTIYGYRMPEGLKKNSPLPEAIITPTTKAEAGQHDEPITCAEVAERGLVEPTLWERVQRTALQLFARGQETARRAGLILADTKYEFGLDRDGQLMLIDEAHTPDSSRFWIADTYDGRFAAGAEPESTDKEIIRRALADAGYGGDGALPQLPAEVWEETSRRYVQTYEALTGQKFVAGSTPIADRIKANLEAAGIL from the coding sequence GTGACCCGGGAAACGCTCACCGACATCGATTTGCCGTTGCCCGGCCGCAGGGTCGGCAAGGTGCGCATCAGCTACGATCTGCCCGACGGAAAGCGCCTTTTCATCACGACCGACCGCCTTTCCGCGTTCGACCGCTTGGTCGCCGCCGTTCCGTTCAAGGGTCAGGTTCTCAACCAGCTCGCGATGTGGTGGTTCGAACACACGCGTGACATCGTTCCGAACCATGCCCTGTCCACTCCCGACCCGAACGCGCTCGTGGCGCGCGAGGCAAGACCGCTGCCGGTGGAAGTCGTCGTGCGCGGCCACATCACCGGTGTCACATCCACCTCGCTGTGGAAGCGCTATGCGGAGGGCGAGCGGACAATCTACGGTTACCGCATGCCCGAAGGACTGAAGAAAAATTCGCCTCTGCCGGAGGCGATCATCACGCCGACGACCAAGGCCGAGGCAGGGCAGCATGACGAGCCCATCACTTGCGCGGAGGTCGCGGAACGCGGGCTGGTGGAGCCGACACTTTGGGAACGCGTGCAAAGGACCGCGTTGCAACTCTTCGCCCGCGGACAGGAGACCGCGCGCCGCGCCGGACTGATCCTTGCCGACACCAAATACGAGTTCGGTTTGGACCGCGACGGGCAACTGATGCTCATCGACGAAGCGCATACGCCCGACTCCTCGCGTTTCTGGATTGCAGACACCTACGACGGGCGTTTTGCCGCCGGAGCCGAGCCCGAGAGCACGGACAAGGAGATCATCCGGCGCGCGCTGGCCGATGCGGGATACGGCGGCGACGGAGCCCTTCCGCAACTGCCGGCGGAAGTCTGGGAAGAGACCTCGCGCCGTTATGTGCAAACTTACGAAGCATTGACCGGACAAAAATTTGTCGCGGGCTCCACGCCCATCGCCGACCGAATCAAAGCCAACCTCGAAGCCGCCGGAATCCTGTGA
- the purQ gene encoding phosphoribosylformylglycinamidine synthase I, with product MERGKFVRPSAVVLGAPGTNRHEDAVFALNTAGADASYVNLLDLPERSGALEAAALIVVAGGFSYADALGSGRVFAMEIDHRLGDLLRRKVTEGTPVIGICNGFQMLVRSGLLPGGAPAALQHNDCGHFECRWVTLAPSSRHCIWTRGLDAPLRCPVAHGEGKFSCPPETLAVLRANDRIAFRYAREDGSAADGKYPENPNGSVDDIAGICDDSGLVLGMMPHPENHVTARQGRSFTGAAAPGLALPLFRNGVEFARKN from the coding sequence ATGGAAAGGGGAAAATTCGTGAGACCGTCAGCTGTTGTTCTCGGTGCGCCAGGCACAAACCGCCATGAGGATGCGGTGTTCGCCTTGAACACGGCCGGCGCGGATGCTTCCTACGTGAATCTGTTGGATTTGCCTGAGCGTTCGGGTGCGCTGGAAGCGGCCGCATTGATCGTGGTGGCCGGAGGCTTTTCTTATGCGGATGCCCTGGGCTCGGGCCGCGTCTTCGCCATGGAGATCGATCACCGTCTGGGCGATTTGCTGCGGCGCAAGGTTACAGAGGGGACACCGGTGATCGGTATCTGCAACGGTTTCCAGATGCTCGTTCGTTCGGGATTACTCCCGGGAGGCGCACCGGCTGCCCTGCAGCACAACGACTGCGGACATTTCGAGTGCCGATGGGTGACGCTGGCACCTTCGTCGCGGCACTGCATCTGGACGCGCGGGCTCGATGCGCCGCTGCGCTGCCCTGTGGCGCACGGCGAAGGCAAGTTCTCCTGTCCGCCGGAAACCCTGGCGGTTTTGCGCGCCAACGACCGCATCGCTTTCCGCTACGCCCGCGAGGACGGTTCCGCCGCCGACGGAAAATACCCGGAAAATCCCAACGGCTCGGTGGACGACATCGCCGGCATCTGCGATGATTCCGGTCTGGTGCTCGGAATGATGCCCCATCCGGAAAATCACGTGACTGCCCGACAAGGCCGCTCCTTCACCGGGGCTGCCGCTCCGGGGCTCGCTTTGCCCCTGTTCCGCAACGGCGTGGAATTCGCCCGCAAGAATTGA
- the purL gene encoding phosphoribosylformylglycinamidine synthase subunit PurL yields MADKSPDMKNGNIVWRIVRAAGKHRDGSLTRQAKHLGFPGVAIKAHEVFYLRGQADEAAIKRLVDALIDEPLSSPARIEKQSGTPATPKPEAGKNATIEVARRAGVTDRVGMQLAASAARMGIGIEVATGASFVIEGAADFPEDELRFLVHNLLCNPVIETWSFGAVAPGFADSAQSDTATVETIPLRNLDTAALARVNAERGLALDPEEIAAVAEWYRAAGRDPTDAELETIAQTWSDHCSHKTFSAKISLRGPDGSARGEVDSLLRELRNSTRDMKAPFVVSAFDGNAGIVSFADGVRLAIKAETHNHPSAIEPFGGANTGVGGVIRDVLAAPARAVALTDILCFGPRDLDHHELPEGVLHPAVIEEGVVEGVADYGNKMGIPTTAGAVVYDPGYIANPLVFCGCVGEVLQGYDKLTGPQPGDRVVVIGGATGRDGIRGATFSSMTMDATTGEVAGASVQIGDPIVERLTSDLLVELLDRPDPLCRAITDCGAGGLSSAVGEMGEKTGVSVDLTAVDRKYPGLLPWEVWLSEAQERMVLAVPPELAPEVLARARHLGLCANDIGEFTGDARLLVRHGDNAVVDLPMEFLHKGRPRRQLDATLPEPVRGDDKSQRDVDAQSALLALLSHPTIASKEKIIHRYDHEVLGATVVRPMSGPGQEGPSDGTVIAPPERQSGFALGIGVNACYGVTDPERMAYAVIDEAVRNVVAAGADPSQVALLDNFSWGDPRRPETLGQLVATVRGCCDAAKLYGAPFVSGKDSLNNEFVAPDGKKRAIPPTLVITAMAHVPDAERAIGTSLQSAGSVLVLTGTTRREFGGSHLNLVTGRQDGVVPAPDPSAPSRYRRIHEAIQRGLVLSAHDPSEGGLAVALAEMVIASRFGIEAGLDDEDAVAAMFSESLGRIILEVPEKKLAEVLALVGPEARAIGHVVATRNLQITTRGGKHTWSAQELGNAWKGENS; encoded by the coding sequence ATGGCCGACAAATCACCCGACATGAAAAACGGAAACATCGTCTGGCGCATTGTCAGGGCCGCGGGAAAACACCGCGACGGATCGCTCACGCGCCAGGCGAAGCACCTGGGTTTTCCAGGCGTCGCCATCAAAGCGCACGAGGTCTTTTATTTGCGCGGACAGGCCGATGAAGCCGCCATCAAACGTCTGGTCGATGCGCTCATCGACGAGCCTTTGTCCTCGCCCGCCCGCATCGAGAAGCAGAGCGGCACGCCGGCGACCCCAAAACCGGAAGCCGGCAAAAACGCGACCATCGAGGTGGCACGGCGCGCGGGGGTCACCGATCGCGTGGGGATGCAGCTGGCCGCCAGTGCCGCGCGCATGGGTATCGGCATCGAAGTGGCAACCGGAGCCTCGTTTGTCATCGAAGGGGCCGCGGATTTTCCAGAGGACGAGCTTCGCTTTCTTGTCCACAACTTGCTCTGCAATCCGGTGATCGAGACATGGTCCTTCGGCGCCGTTGCTCCGGGATTTGCCGACTCCGCCCAATCGGACACCGCGACGGTCGAAACGATTCCCCTTCGAAATCTCGACACCGCAGCGCTTGCCCGCGTCAACGCCGAACGCGGCCTCGCGCTCGACCCGGAGGAAATCGCCGCCGTGGCAGAATGGTATCGTGCGGCGGGGCGCGATCCGACCGACGCCGAACTGGAGACGATCGCCCAGACGTGGAGCGACCACTGCTCCCACAAAACATTTTCGGCGAAGATCAGCCTGCGCGGGCCTGACGGCTCGGCGCGGGGCGAAGTGGACTCCCTGCTTCGCGAACTGCGCAATTCGACGCGCGACATGAAGGCGCCCTTCGTCGTTTCGGCTTTCGACGGCAACGCCGGGATCGTTTCATTCGCCGACGGTGTGCGACTCGCGATCAAGGCGGAGACGCACAACCATCCGAGCGCCATCGAGCCTTTCGGCGGAGCCAACACCGGTGTCGGCGGCGTGATCCGCGATGTTCTGGCGGCCCCGGCACGCGCAGTGGCGCTCACCGACATCCTCTGTTTCGGTCCCCGCGATCTCGACCACCACGAACTACCCGAGGGCGTGCTGCATCCGGCGGTCATCGAGGAAGGCGTGGTCGAGGGCGTCGCCGATTACGGCAACAAGATGGGCATTCCCACCACGGCCGGCGCCGTGGTTTACGATCCGGGCTACATCGCCAATCCCCTCGTGTTCTGCGGGTGCGTCGGCGAAGTCCTGCAGGGCTATGACAAACTCACCGGACCGCAACCGGGCGACCGCGTCGTCGTGATCGGCGGTGCGACCGGACGCGACGGGATCCGCGGGGCGACATTTTCGTCCATGACCATGGACGCCACGACGGGCGAGGTGGCCGGTGCCTCGGTGCAGATCGGCGATCCGATCGTCGAGAGGCTGACCTCCGACCTGCTCGTCGAACTGCTCGACCGACCCGACCCTCTGTGCCGCGCGATCACCGACTGCGGCGCAGGCGGCTTGTCGTCGGCCGTCGGCGAAATGGGTGAAAAAACCGGGGTGTCGGTCGATCTCACCGCGGTGGACCGGAAATACCCCGGCCTACTTCCGTGGGAGGTCTGGCTCTCGGAAGCGCAGGAACGCATGGTGCTGGCGGTTCCGCCGGAGCTTGCGCCGGAGGTCCTCGCGCGTGCGCGGCATCTCGGGCTTTGCGCGAACGACATCGGAGAGTTCACCGGTGATGCGCGCCTGCTCGTCCGCCACGGCGACAACGCGGTCGTCGACCTGCCCATGGAATTTTTGCACAAAGGGCGCCCTCGCCGTCAGCTAGACGCGACCCTTCCCGAGCCCGTGCGCGGCGATGACAAATCACAGCGCGATGTCGATGCGCAGTCCGCGCTTCTCGCGCTTCTTTCCCACCCGACCATCGCCTCGAAGGAAAAGATCATCCACCGCTACGATCACGAGGTGCTCGGGGCCACGGTGGTCCGGCCGATGTCCGGCCCCGGACAAGAGGGGCCGTCGGACGGAACCGTCATCGCTCCGCCCGAGCGCCAGTCGGGGTTCGCGTTGGGAATCGGGGTCAACGCCTGCTACGGTGTGACCGACCCGGAACGCATGGCTTACGCGGTGATCGACGAGGCGGTCCGCAATGTCGTCGCCGCCGGCGCCGACCCTTCGCAGGTCGCGCTACTGGACAACTTTTCGTGGGGCGACCCGCGGCGTCCGGAAACCCTCGGTCAACTGGTGGCAACCGTTCGGGGTTGCTGCGACGCGGCGAAACTTTACGGCGCGCCTTTCGTCTCCGGAAAAGATTCGCTCAACAACGAGTTTGTCGCACCGGACGGGAAAAAGCGGGCTATCCCGCCGACGCTCGTCATCACCGCCATGGCACATGTGCCCGACGCCGAACGCGCGATCGGAACATCGTTGCAAAGCGCAGGCAGCGTCCTGGTGCTAACCGGCACGACGCGCCGGGAATTCGGCGGGAGCCATTTGAATCTTGTCACCGGTCGCCAAGACGGCGTGGTTCCGGCGCCGGATCCCAGCGCCCCGTCACGCTACCGCCGCATCCATGAAGCGATACAACGGGGCCTCGTTTTGTCGGCGCACGATCCAAGCGAGGGAGGTCTGGCAGTTGCGCTTGCGGAGATGGTCATCGCCAGCCGGTTCGGCATCGAGGCCGGGCTGGATGATGAAGACGCCGTGGCCGCCATGTTTTCCGAATCGCTCGGGCGCATCATCCTCGAAGTCCCGGAGAAAAAATTGGCCGAAGTGCTCGCGCTCGTCGGACCGGAGGCTCGCGCCATCGGGCACGTTGTCGCGACTCGCAACCTGCAGATTACCACGCGCGGGGGCAAACACACTTGGTCCGCGCAGGAACTGGGCAACGCATGGAAAGGGGAAAATTCGTGA
- a CDS encoding phosphoribosylglycinamide formyltransferase, with protein MLRLGVLGSGRGSNLGAILRAIGERSIPARVSVVISDVPDSGILEIARSHGVDTECIVPPSPRGKLDGETERKIVDALRARDVDLVALAGFMRIVGSVLLSAYPRRIINIHPSLLPAHRGSRAWEKALAAGDKTTGCTVHYVDDGVDTGEIIEQCEVPVLAGDTADTLHARIQKAEHELYPAVIGSLARRVQTVAPSGS; from the coding sequence ATGCTGCGTTTGGGCGTGCTGGGCTCAGGGCGCGGTTCGAACCTCGGCGCGATTTTGCGCGCCATCGGAGAACGCTCCATCCCAGCGCGAGTAAGCGTGGTCATTTCGGATGTGCCCGACTCCGGCATCCTGGAAATCGCCCGCAGCCACGGCGTGGACACCGAGTGCATTGTTCCGCCGAGCCCGCGGGGCAAACTCGACGGGGAAACCGAAAGGAAAATCGTGGATGCGCTCCGGGCCCGGGATGTCGATCTCGTGGCGCTCGCCGGGTTCATGCGCATCGTTGGATCCGTTCTGCTCTCGGCCTATCCCCGCCGTATCATCAACATCCACCCCTCGCTCCTGCCGGCACACCGCGGATCGCGCGCGTGGGAGAAAGCTCTCGCCGCCGGCGACAAAACCACGGGTTGCACGGTGCACTATGTCGATGACGGCGTGGACACCGGCGAAATCATCGAACAGTGCGAAGTGCCGGTCCTCGCAGGCGACACGGCGGACACCCTGCATGCGCGCATCCAGAAGGCGGAACACGAACTCTACCCCGCGGTCATCGGATCGCTGGCGCGCAGAGTGCAAACCGTGGCACCATCCGGTTCGTGA
- a CDS encoding GuaB3 family IMP dehydrogenase-related protein: MGMWIGRNRKARVTYGFDEIALVPGAVTINPNEVDTTWEIPRPDGSALKMALPILASAMDGVVDARFAIAMGKLGGLAVLNLEGVQVRYEDADAVLAEVLAADKDKVTALLQKVYLEPVKEDLIAKRIKEIKDAGVIAAVSAIPQKAERCGAIAQEAGVDVFVVQSTVSTARHISSEYKMLDLSDFCRTMKCPVIIGNTVTYGVTLEIMECGVSGVLVGVGPGAACTSRGVLGLGVPQVTATVDCAAARDAYYKKSGRYVPIITDGGMNKGGDVCKALACGADAVMVGSAFAKAEEAPGRGFHWGMATPHANLPRGTRIKVGVSGSLRQILFGPAEVDDGSQNLVGAITTCMGNVGAANLREFQETEVIIAPSIKSEGKLFQMVQNVGMAR; this comes from the coding sequence ATGGGAATGTGGATTGGACGCAACCGCAAAGCGCGGGTGACCTACGGCTTCGATGAAATCGCCCTGGTGCCAGGCGCAGTAACGATCAACCCTAACGAGGTGGACACGACGTGGGAAATCCCGCGTCCCGACGGCAGCGCGCTGAAAATGGCGTTGCCCATCCTCGCCAGCGCGATGGACGGCGTGGTGGATGCGCGCTTCGCCATCGCCATGGGCAAACTCGGCGGACTCGCCGTGCTCAACCTCGAGGGCGTGCAGGTGCGCTACGAGGATGCCGATGCGGTCCTGGCCGAGGTGCTTGCGGCGGACAAAGACAAAGTCACCGCCCTCCTTCAGAAAGTTTATCTGGAGCCGGTCAAAGAGGATCTCATCGCCAAGCGGATCAAGGAAATCAAAGACGCCGGCGTGATCGCCGCGGTCAGCGCGATCCCGCAGAAGGCCGAACGCTGCGGCGCCATCGCCCAAGAAGCGGGCGTCGATGTTTTTGTCGTCCAGAGCACGGTGTCCACCGCGCGCCACATCTCGAGCGAATACAAGATGCTCGACCTCTCGGATTTCTGCCGGACGATGAAATGCCCGGTCATCATCGGCAACACGGTGACCTACGGCGTCACGCTCGAAATCATGGAATGCGGCGTCTCCGGCGTTCTCGTCGGCGTGGGCCCCGGGGCGGCTTGCACTTCGCGCGGCGTTCTCGGCCTCGGTGTGCCGCAGGTCACCGCCACGGTCGATTGCGCCGCGGCACGCGATGCGTATTACAAGAAGAGCGGACGCTATGTTCCGATCATCACCGACGGCGGCATGAACAAAGGCGGCGACGTCTGCAAGGCGCTGGCCTGCGGGGCTGATGCCGTCATGGTGGGAAGCGCCTTCGCCAAAGCGGAGGAGGCGCCGGGTCGCGGATTCCACTGGGGCATGGCAACCCCGCACGCCAACCTCCCGCGCGGCACCCGGATCAAGGTCGGCGTTTCCGGATCGCTGCGGCAGATCCTTTTCGGCCCGGCCGAGGTGGACGACGGCAGCCAGAATCTCGTCGGCGCCATCACCACCTGCATGGGAAATGTCGGCGCGGCCAATCTGCGCGAATTCCAGGAGACCGAAGTCATCATCGCGCCTTCGATCAAATCCGAGGGCAAACTTTTCCAGATGGTGCAGAACGTCGGCATGGCGCGGTGA